One part of the Kryptolebias marmoratus isolate JLee-2015 linkage group LG13, ASM164957v2, whole genome shotgun sequence genome encodes these proteins:
- the LOC119617616 gene encoding histone H3-like: MTTSVKCEEPSSPVMDRTKQSARKSTRRKAPRKQLATKAARKSAPATGGVKKPHLYRPETMAIREIHHYQKFTKLLIRKLPFQHLVREIAQDFKIDLSFQSSAVMASQEDNEVHPVGLFEDT, encoded by the coding sequence atgacaacaagtgttaaatgtgaagaaccctcaAGTCCAGTCATGGACAGAACCAAGCAGAGCGCCCGTAAATCCACCAGAAggaaagctcccaggaagcagctcgccaccaaagctgcccgcAAGAGCGCCCCAgccaccggcggagtgaagaagcctcatctcTACAGGCCCGAGACCATGGCtatcagggagatccaccactaccagaagttcaccaagctgctcatccggaagctgcccttccagcacctggtccgggagatcgcccaggacttcaagatcgacctgagcttccagagctcggccgtcATGGCTTCGCAGGAGGACAATGAGGTTCACCcggtgggactctttgaggacacc
- the thap12a gene encoding THAP domain containing 12a has translation MQNNCAVQNCPGGMSDPQPLFRFPHDPQRCMKWVENCQWKELIEKPAEQLYRYYRLCGKHFDSSAFDGDAPGTVLKDDAIPTIFNLSAQPQTEQGKRGKDMAKDDETGSRGRKRIKKTQAEAPQEDTQPVPEEKKKYLKSLFEVLLLLGEQSIPPSGSADNEDEGLKSITFQALLECSIKCGDEVLKTRYNALQQSGFSEELSQLIEVCEKYVRSKVIKEVEQNGFFSLLTDDPVKISKDWCLPVFLRFVDQSKCQRERFVGFLSVERDGDDVAEKMLSELIDNWGLDMDQCRSQAHSSSGTHFSTVKAFAAKVSERYPKAILAFRSAHALNVSLANSISLSGVQLVMSTFKKIDSFFCDAPLLQLEFEHAISIFYPDKEDKANKLKAICRTSWTQRNDAFEVALEVIEALLLCVDSVHDNEDMRWNDQVTHNALEISKALVDFEFIMALLVLKNVTVLTQAFGKNLQGEAAEAHLAAVNLKAVMQSLQEVSDNIDVYHEFWYDEAVNLATAMEIPVKIPRPFLRKRQRQPGSIQPDTYYKENLSVPVVKHIIREMKELFCDTHLNALSCLSLVPAIIEQNKPTLPEEANVHMFNDDIPNAGSLSAELHCWSVKWSKKGKGETFPSSLHKTLQLADVKFFPNVLVILRLLSILPTLALDNSCDVAYKRFRIYMDNMPDRFKSRSLALLNINYDVEFDLDSMVEMYMKVYPDRQDESSASRQM, from the exons ATGCAGAACAACTGCGCTGTGCAGAACTGCCCCGGCGGCATGTCGGACCCTCAGCCGCTGTTCCGGTTCCCTCATGATCCACAGAG atGCATGAAGTGGGTTGAAAATTGCCAGTGGAAGGAGCTGATAGAGAAACCAGCGGAGCAGCTGTACAGATACTACAGATTGTGTGGAAAACATTTTGACTCATCTGCGTTTGATGGT GATGCTCCAGGTACAGTGTTGAAAGATGATGCCAtaccaactatttttaatttgtcagcCCAACCTCAAACTGAACAAGGGAAGCGCGGCAAAGACATG gCCAAAGATGATGAAACAGGCAGTAGGGGAAGGAAAA GAATCAAGAAGACTCAAGCCGAGGCCCCTCAGGAAGATACCCAGCCCGtgccagaagaaaaaaaaaagtatctcaAGTCTTTATTTGAAGTACTTTTACTGTTGGGAGAGCAAAGTATTCCCCCTTCAGGGTCGGCTGATAATGAAGACGAAGGCCTTAAATCAATAACCTTTCAGGCTTTGCTCGAATGTAGCATTAAGTGTGGAGATGAAGTGCTGAAAACAAGGTACAATGCTTTACAGCAGAGTGGCTTCTCAGAGGAGCTCAGTCAGCTGATTGAGGTGTGTGAGAAGTATGTGCGCAGTAAGGTGATAAAAGAAGTTGaacaaaatggcttcttttCTTTGCTTACTGATGATCCGGTAAAGATCTCAAAGGACTGGTGTCTCCCAGTCTTTCTGCGTTTTGTGGACCAGTCTAAATGCCAGCGGGAAAGGTTTGTAGGGTTCTTGAGTGTTGAAAGAGATGGAGATGATGTGGCTGAGAAAATGTTGTCAGAATTGATTGATAACTGGGGTTTAGATATGGACCAGTGTAGAAGCCAAGCCCACTCCAGCTCTGGGACCCATTTCAGTACAGTTAAAGCTTTTGCTGCCAAAGTGTCTGAGAGGTATCCAAAGGCAATACTGGCCTTTAGATCTGCTCATGCCTTGAATGTGTCACTGGCCAATAGTATCAGTTTGTCAGGCGTTCAGCTTGTCATGTCCACCTTTAAGAAGATTGACTCCTTTTTCTGCGATGCACCTTTGCTGCAATTGGAGTTTGAGCACGCCATTTCCATTTTCTACCCGGACAAGGAAGACAAAGCTAACAAACTGAAGGCGATCTGCCGGACCAGCTGGACCCAAAGAAACGATGCGTTTGAGGTGGCACTGGAAGTCATAGAGGCGCTGCTGCTCTGTGTGGACAGCGTACACGACAACGAGGACATGAGGTGGAATGACCAAGTCACACACAATGCGTTAGAAATCTCCAAAGCTCTGGTTGATTTTGAGTTCATCATGGCGTTACTGGTGCTGAAAAACGTCACAGTGCTTACCCAGGCTTTTGGGAAAAACCTTCAAGGGGAAGCAGCAGAAGCCCATTTAGCTGCAGTCAATTTAAAAGCTGTGATGCAATCCCTGCAGGAAGTGTCAGACAACATTGACGTGTATCATGAGTTCTGGTACGATGAGGCTGTTAACCTGGCCACAGCTATGGAGATCCCAGTCAAAATTCCTCGACCGTTCCTGAGGAAACGTCAGAGACAACCTGGAAGCATTCAGCCAGACACTTACTATAAGGAGAACCTGTCTGTCCCTGTGGTGAAGCACATCATCAGGGAAATGAAGGAGCTCTTCTGCGACACCCACCTGAACGCCTTGAGCTGTTTGTCTCTCGTACCTGCCATTATAGAGCAGAACAAGCCCACGCTGCCTGAAGAGGCGAATGTGCATATGTTTAACGACGACATCCCAAACGCTGGAAGCCTCTCTGCTGAGCTGCACTGCTGGTCGGTTAAATGGAGCAAGAAAGGCAAAGGTGAGACTTTTCCTTCCAGCCTCCACAAGACGCTGCAGCTGGCCGATGTAAAGTTCTTTCCAAACGTGTTGGTGATCCTGAGGCTTCTCAGCATCCTGCCTACTTTAGCTTTGGACAACAGCTGTGATGTAGCGTACAAACGCTTCAGGATATACATGGACAATATGCCTGACAGATTTAAATCAAGAAGTCTCGCTCTGCTGAACATAAACTACGATGTTGAGTTTGATCTGGATTCGATGGTTGAGATGTACATGAAGGTGTACCCTGACCGGCAGGACGAGTCCTCAGCTTCCAGACAGATGTAG
- the si:ch211-266i6.3 gene encoding cytoskeleton-associated protein 2 isoform X2 translates to MESVVVTQRNHTNKKGNKENTLRAHGPKSFIRGDKTSVVPFQLKGNKKDTTTKQQSLTVKSKQVDSKPVLGDALRKVKTAKRDGKAAAADVQRPTNSQEQAAKIKKAAASKSLAAVPPSKSAPGMYRGRVIQSKIGSLWKSSNAAGTADPKPSAPRSESQRVGNMAKKNRSQSVADVAGHSVKRPAPIRSKSVSDKPGQVIKAGASNSRPAGFFSSRPPTRTFSATVTSARSRNTTEAPNKSSGNQNTKPKIPVTDKVNNGAVSSTLSQYRFSMETAEERRGKLAEWLASKGKTLKRPAMTTAAPSNKVPAKAKVEVRSNVEPLPAADPGLQIVVNLCDALEALVTPSRCSDNELKQVKEECDNEEYNKPEECDKELKNEGTESEEVKNEEEESAQGVVEEVESGDDDVMETTPEKMKDASIIKYSVKTTPYLQSVKKTIEDEVGTNTSKKKSNIKDLKFLTPVRRSCRIQRKSSRLPSMLADHDPCVSSLAELVQLDDDANAYIYRKNPALLQELPDQD, encoded by the exons ATGGAGAGTGTCGTAGTTACACAAAGGAACCACACCAACAAGAAa ggaaacaaggaaaacactCTGCGTGCACATGGACCTAAGTCCTTTATCAGAGGAGACAAAACATCTGTGGTCCCGTTCCAGCTGAAGGGGAACAAAAAGGACACCACAACCAAACAACAATCTCTTACGGTAAAGTCTAAACAGGTGGACTCAAAGCCAGTGTTGGGGGATGCTCTGAGAAAGGTGAAGACTGCAAAGAGAGATGggaaagcagctgctgcagatgttcaACGACCGACAAACAGCCAGGAACAGGctgcaaagattaaaaaagcaGCTGCTTCGAAGTCACTGGCTGCTGTGCCGCCATCAAAGTCCGCCCCGGGAATGTACAGAGGCAGGGTCATTCAGTCAAAAATTGGGTCCCTTTGGAAGTCGAGCAACGCTGCGGGTACAGCAGATCCAAAACCATCGGCACCTAGATCAGAGAGCCAGAGGGTTGGAAACATGGCTAAAAAGAACAGATCCCAATCTGTCGCTGACGTAGCTGGGCACAGCGTCAAAAGGCCTGCACCGATCAGGTCCAAATCAGTGTCTGATAAACCTGGTCAGGTGATCAAAGCTGGTGCCAGCAACAGTCGTCCTGCTGGATTCTTCTCCAGTCGTCCTCCTACCAGAACCTTCTCAGCAACTGTAACGTCTGCCAGATCCAGAAACACCACTGAGGCTCCCAATAAGTCAAGTGGGAATCAAAACACTAAGCCAAAGATTCCAGTAACAGACAAGGTTAATAACGGTGCGGTCTCAAGCACCCTCAGCCAGTACAGGTTCTCCATGGAGACTGCAGAGGAGAGAAG AGGGAAACTGGCCGAGTGGCTGGCCTCCAAGGGCAAGACTCTCAAAAGGCCGGCCATGACGACCGCAGCACCTTCAAACAAGGTTCCTGCCAAAGCCAAGGTTGAAGTTCGGTCCAATGTCGAGCCTCTGCCTGCTGCTGACCCCGGCCTGCAG ATCGTTGTGAACCTTTGTGATGCCTTGGAGGCCCTGGTGACACCATCTAGATGCAGCGACA ATGAACTCAAGCAGGTGAAAGAGGAGTGTGATAATGAAGAATACAACAAACCAGAGGAGTGTGATAAGGAGCTGAAGAATGAAGGGACTGAGTCAGAGGAGGTAaagaatgaagaagaagaaagtgcCCAGGGAGTGGTGGAGGAAGTGGAaagtggtgatgatgatgtgaTGGAGACGACACcagaaaaaatgaaagatgCTTCGATCATTAAATACAGTGTGAAGACCACTCCATACTTACAAAG TGTCAAGAAAACAATCGAAGACGAGGTTGGCACAAACACGTCGAAGAAAAAGAGCAACATCAAAGATCTGAAGTTCCTGACCCCGGTGCGGCGTTCCTGTCGCATCCAGCGCAAATCCTCCCGCCTGCCCTCAATGCTCGCCGACCACGACCCCTGTGTGTCCTCGCTGGCTGAGCTGGTGCAGCTGGATGACGATGCCAATGCGTACATTTACAGGAAAAACCCTGCACTGCTGCAGGAGCTGCCGGACCAGGACTGA
- the si:ch211-266i6.3 gene encoding cytoskeleton-associated protein 2 isoform X1, producing the protein MESVVVTQRNHTNKKGNKENTLRAHGPKSFIRGDKTSVVPFQLKGNKKDTTTKQQSLTVKSKQVDSKPVLGDALRKVKTAKRDGKAAAADVQRPTNSQEQAAKIKKAAASKSLAAVPPSKSAPGMYRGRVIQSKIGSLWKSSNAAGTADPKPSAPRSESQRVGNMAKKNRSQSVADVAGHSVKRPAPIRSKSVSDKPGQVIKAGASNSRPAGFFSSRPPTRTFSATVTSARSRNTTEAPNKSSGNQNTKPKIPVTDKVNNGAVSSTLSQYRFSMETAEERRGKLAEWLASKGKTLKRPAMTTAAPSNKVPAKAKVEVRSNVEPLPAADPGLQVRDLRPNVAACHEEVTTHSQTPEVMNTTLDLLENSDGDLSPDLQDRVDDIVVNLCDALEALVTPSRCSDNELKQVKEECDNEEYNKPEECDKELKNEGTESEEVKNEEEESAQGVVEEVESGDDDVMETTPEKMKDASIIKYSVKTTPYLQSVKKTIEDEVGTNTSKKKSNIKDLKFLTPVRRSCRIQRKSSRLPSMLADHDPCVSSLAELVQLDDDANAYIYRKNPALLQELPDQD; encoded by the exons ATGGAGAGTGTCGTAGTTACACAAAGGAACCACACCAACAAGAAa ggaaacaaggaaaacactCTGCGTGCACATGGACCTAAGTCCTTTATCAGAGGAGACAAAACATCTGTGGTCCCGTTCCAGCTGAAGGGGAACAAAAAGGACACCACAACCAAACAACAATCTCTTACGGTAAAGTCTAAACAGGTGGACTCAAAGCCAGTGTTGGGGGATGCTCTGAGAAAGGTGAAGACTGCAAAGAGAGATGggaaagcagctgctgcagatgttcaACGACCGACAAACAGCCAGGAACAGGctgcaaagattaaaaaagcaGCTGCTTCGAAGTCACTGGCTGCTGTGCCGCCATCAAAGTCCGCCCCGGGAATGTACAGAGGCAGGGTCATTCAGTCAAAAATTGGGTCCCTTTGGAAGTCGAGCAACGCTGCGGGTACAGCAGATCCAAAACCATCGGCACCTAGATCAGAGAGCCAGAGGGTTGGAAACATGGCTAAAAAGAACAGATCCCAATCTGTCGCTGACGTAGCTGGGCACAGCGTCAAAAGGCCTGCACCGATCAGGTCCAAATCAGTGTCTGATAAACCTGGTCAGGTGATCAAAGCTGGTGCCAGCAACAGTCGTCCTGCTGGATTCTTCTCCAGTCGTCCTCCTACCAGAACCTTCTCAGCAACTGTAACGTCTGCCAGATCCAGAAACACCACTGAGGCTCCCAATAAGTCAAGTGGGAATCAAAACACTAAGCCAAAGATTCCAGTAACAGACAAGGTTAATAACGGTGCGGTCTCAAGCACCCTCAGCCAGTACAGGTTCTCCATGGAGACTGCAGAGGAGAGAAG AGGGAAACTGGCCGAGTGGCTGGCCTCCAAGGGCAAGACTCTCAAAAGGCCGGCCATGACGACCGCAGCACCTTCAAACAAGGTTCCTGCCAAAGCCAAGGTTGAAGTTCGGTCCAATGTCGAGCCTCTGCCTGCTGCTGACCCCGGCCTGCAGGTACGTGACCTGCGGCCTAATGTCGCTGCTTGTCATGAAGAGGTAACGACACACAGCCAAACTCCAGAGGTCATGAACACCACGCTGGACCTGCTCGAAAACTCTGATGGAGATCTGTCACCCGACCTTCAGGACAGAGTGGATGat ATCGTTGTGAACCTTTGTGATGCCTTGGAGGCCCTGGTGACACCATCTAGATGCAGCGACA ATGAACTCAAGCAGGTGAAAGAGGAGTGTGATAATGAAGAATACAACAAACCAGAGGAGTGTGATAAGGAGCTGAAGAATGAAGGGACTGAGTCAGAGGAGGTAaagaatgaagaagaagaaagtgcCCAGGGAGTGGTGGAGGAAGTGGAaagtggtgatgatgatgtgaTGGAGACGACACcagaaaaaatgaaagatgCTTCGATCATTAAATACAGTGTGAAGACCACTCCATACTTACAAAG TGTCAAGAAAACAATCGAAGACGAGGTTGGCACAAACACGTCGAAGAAAAAGAGCAACATCAAAGATCTGAAGTTCCTGACCCCGGTGCGGCGTTCCTGTCGCATCCAGCGCAAATCCTCCCGCCTGCCCTCAATGCTCGCCGACCACGACCCCTGTGTGTCCTCGCTGGCTGAGCTGGTGCAGCTGGATGACGATGCCAATGCGTACATTTACAGGAAAAACCCTGCACTGCTGCAGGAGCTGCCGGACCAGGACTGA